From Canis aureus isolate CA01 chromosome 7, VMU_Caureus_v.1.0, whole genome shotgun sequence, a single genomic window includes:
- the LOC144317374 gene encoding uncharacterized protein LOC144317374: MGRRRPAECQAGSANERAPAQVAPPSPPRLEPPSGRWGLGQSPPPRPRRGRASRPPGIRGIHRPRGVCPGGREQVRARSPWEPPAPGGEPTGATPESESPAGTRGPPTGAGTAPGRPEDGPGMNCGKNQEDSRWEWNTLSDLSLFPQNAKFLESHIWAPRKTDIDDCTL; the protein is encoded by the exons ATGGGACGCCGGCGCCCGGCTGAGTGTCAGGCTGGTTCAGCCAATGAGCGTGCGCCGGCACAGGTGGctccgccctccccgccccgacTGGAACCTCCCAGCGGCAGGTGGGGGCTGGGTCAAAGCCCGCCGCCCAGGCCGAGGCGAGGGCGAGCCAGCCGCCCGCCCGGCATCCGCGGCATCCACCGGCCGCGAGGGGTCTGTCCAGGAGGTCGCGAGCAGGTGAGGGCGCGCAGCCCATGGgaaccccccgcccccggcggaGAACCGACTGGGGCCACCCCCGAAAGTGAGTCTCCAGCTGGGACCCGGGGACCTCCCACTGGAGCCGGAACCGCGCCGGGGCGCCCAGAGGATGGCCCGGGGATGAACTGCGGCAAGAACCAGGAGGACTCGAG GTGGGAATGGAATACACTGTCTGACCTAAGCCTCTTTCCCCAAAACGCCAAGTTCCTTGAGAGTCACATCTGGGCACCGAGGAAGACAGACATAGATGATTGCACTCTG TGA